From a single Brassica oleracea var. oleracea cultivar TO1000 chromosome C5, BOL, whole genome shotgun sequence genomic region:
- the LOC106295044 gene encoding uncharacterized protein LOC106295044 isoform X3 yields the protein MRTPALLLLLLAFVSIIPPSSGHGEWGILTEQNFSSQIRLHPHILLFVTAPWCGESRSLKNEITQLVQSDSEYDSLKLMVVYRNSEKVLAQAIGAANEITILYYHHAVPYHYRGKLRASNILSSLHPYLTSPPQELPLRHLKSPESLKAFLESSDKTLILFEFCGWTSTLLSELKRNVTEDNLWHGNFSKTVETDRVLKLRGKNNQKVAADHAKWKLMCRLQSGFGRVPWLEDFSYVNDTAALQENDRANGGSGQTCNHEQFKQFSSFLSKLIAAAKEFSLPPERQKFGLITEKSLASPFTVGASDSWAAVLQLAGCPHCSKILKAGDDIQRLLKMENPIVSELEDNRQDHESSLPANKPSVILFVDRSSGSLETRRTSMKALCTFREVAAQHKASDIINWGNDIESENSVSQADEESGSVSLQKTARRFKTIKLENKVSFVIMDGDKHVALDTIASGMEGSSLQELLTNLVHRRKEKKLSSIAKDVGFRLLSDDVHIKILDALPSQAEVRPGKDTSSAEGSSESSLEPREGDVQNKVGMSSKEKDKMKPPESESSSQDDKEQVSTNRSEQLVMAETDKAGVYKTKNVEEEIKVLLNSESKEDLVDSFTGSFFFSDANYALLRGLTGDVKIPSAVIIDPALQQHYVLQDELAFSYSSLVDFLHGYLNGSLSPYTRSETTIHKPKEATVPPFVNLDFHEADSIPRITVNTFSHMVQAWNQSSGEKTPCPLCKDVLVLFSNSWCGFCQRMELAVREVYRSLKDCKAILLRESKNKHKSAETPTNGENLKSPLIYLMDCTLNDCSLILNSINQREVYPSVVFFPAERNKVILYGGETSVTDITEFLARHANNSREFFRIIPTLSGKGRKNSNKLDQSSSAVNNEVKEKDVDKLVEVVVSNRDPPEREVTQDQVSPQSPPMHSVIPAVPKVEIGTILVATERLGESPPFANSKILILKAGRESGFMGVIFNKRLRWSSFPDLDGGQTAELLKDTILSLGGPVMDPEKPLLALSREGDPSTDLELSPGVYFLDHESVARRIQELKSRDVKPSDYWFFVGYSSWSYEQLFDEIGLGVWDVDNSQLDFAWP from the exons ATGAGAACTCCGGCTCTCCTCCTCCTCCTCCTAGCCTTCGTATCTATCATTCCTCCGTCAAGCGGTCATGGCGAATGGGGTATCCTCACGGAGCAAAACTTCTCATCTCAGATCCGCCTCCACCCTCACATCCTCCTCTTCGTCACCGCTCCAT GGTGTGGCGAGTCAAGGTCACTTAAGAATGAAATAACTCAGCTGGTTCAGAGTGATTCAGAGTATGACTCGTTGAAGTTGATGGTTGTGTACAGAAACTCAGAGAAGGTATTAGCACAAGCCATTGGTGCTGCCAACGAGATTACGATTCTGTACTATCACCATGCTGTGCCTTACCACTATCGTGGGAAACTCCGAGCCTCAAATATACTGTCGTCTCTTCATCCTTATCTGACTTCTCCTCCCCAAGAACTCCCTCTCAGACATTTGAAGTCTCCAGAGAGTTTGAAGGCTTTTCTTGAATCATCTGACAAGACTTTGATTCTGTTCGAATTTTGCGGATGGACTAGTACACTTCTCTCTGAGTTGAAGAGGAATGTCACTGAAGATAACCTTTGGCATG GAAACTTCTCCAAAACAGTTGAAACTGACCGAGTGCTGAAGTTAAGAGGAAAAAATAACCAGAAGGTGGCTG CAGACCATGCAAAATGGAAATTGATGTGTAGACTCCAAAGCGGATTTGGTAGAGTTCCTTGGCTTGAGGATTTTAGCTATGTCAATGATACTGCTGCTTTGCAGGAGAATGACAGAGCGAACGGGGGTTCTGGACAGACATGTAACCATGAACAGTTCAAGCAATTCAGTTCATTCCTCTCGAAATTGATTGCCGCCGCAAAAGAGTTTTCCCTGCCTCCTGAAAGGCAAAAATTTGGTCTGATCACAGAAAAATCGCTGGCTTCACCATTTACTGTTGGAGCATCTGATTCGTGGGCAGCAGTCCTTCAGCTGGCAGGATGTCCACATTGTTCAAAGATTCTCAAGGCTGGAGATGACATTCAGAGACTCTTAAAGATGGAAAATCCCATAGTCTCAGAG CTGGAGGATAACCGGCAGGACCACGAGTCATCTTTGCCTGCAAATAAACCGTCGGTTATTCTTTTTGTGGATAGATCAAGTGGCTCCTTGGAAACTAGAAGGACGAGTATGAAAGCACTTTGTACTTTCAGGGAGGTGGCTGCACAACATAAAGCGTCTGACATAATAAACTGGGGGAATGATATTGAGTCTGAGAACTCCGTTAGCCAGGCTGATGAAGAATCGGGATCCGTGTCTCTTCAGAAAACTGCCCGAAGGTTTAAGACGATCAAGTTAGAGAATAAGGTCTCTTTTGTGATTATGGATGGGGATAAACATGTGGCCCTTGATACTATAGCTTCAGGAATGGAAGGCAGTTCCCTGCAGGAGCTACTGACAAACCTTGTTCACAGAAGAAAAGAAAAAAAGTTAAGCTCGATTGCTAAGGATGTTGGTTTTCGTCTATTATCTGATGATGTGCACATAAAAATACTGGATGCTTTACCATCACAAGCAGAAGTTAGACCTGGTAAAGACACGTCTTCAGCAGAAGGTTCCAGTGAAAGTTCTCTTGAGCCTAGAGAAGGAGATGTGCAGAACAAGGTCGGTATGAGTTCGAAAGAAAAGGACAAAATGAAACCTCCTGAAAGTGAATCATCCTCCCAAGATGATAAAGAGCAGGTTTCTACAAACCGAAGTGAACAATTAGTAATGGCGGAGACCGATAAGGCTGGGGTTTATAAAACAAAAAATGTTGAAGAAGAGATCAAGGTATTGTTGAACTCGGAATCGAAGGAAGATCTAGTTGATAGTTTCACGGGTTCATTTTTTTTCTCTGACGCAAACTATGCGCTGCTTAGAGGTCTAACTGGTGATGTAAAGATTCCATCAGCAGTAATAATTGATCCTGCTTTACAACAGCACTACGTCCTTCAAGATGAGTTAGCATTCAGCTATTCGTCGCTGGTCGACTTTCTTCATGGATATCTCAATGGAAGTCTATCACCTTATACACGGTCTGAAACCACTATTCACAAGCCTAAGGAAGCTACAGTTCCACCTTTTGTCAATCTGGATTTTCACGAGGCGGATTCTATTCCGCGTATCACAGTCAATACGTTCTCCCATATGGTTCAGGCATGGAATCAATCCAGTGGAGAGAAGACTCCCTGCCCTTTGTGCAAGGACGTTTTGGTCCTTTTTAGCAATAGCTGGTGTGGCTTTTGTCAGAGGATGGAGCTAGCTGTGCGTGAAGTATACCGATCACTAAAGGATTGTAAAGCGATTTTACTGAGAGAATCCAAGAACAAACATAAATCAG CAGAGACACCAACTAATGGTGAGAATCTAAAGTCTCCATTGATCTACTTAATGGACTGCACGTTGAATGATTGTAGCTTGATCCTAAACTCAATAAATCAG AGAGAAGTGTATCCTTCTGTGGTGTTCTTTCCAGCCGAGAGAAACAAAGTCATTTTATATGGAGGGGAGACGTCTGTAACTGACATAACAGAGTTTCTGGCTCGACATGCAAATAACTCTCGTGAGTTTTTCA GAATCATTCCTACTCTGTCTGGAAAAGGAAGAAAAAACTCAAACAAGCTCGACCAATCTTCATCAGCTGTAAACAATGAAGTGAAAGAGAAAGACGTGGATAAACTTGTTGAGGTCGTTGTAAGTAACAGAGATCCTCCTGAAAGAGAGGTAACGCAGGACCAGGTCAGTCCCCAATCGCCTCCAATGCACTCGGTCATACCTGCTGTTCCTAAAGTGGAAATTGGCACAATCCTGGTTGCTACAGAAAGGCTAGGTGAGAGTCCACCGTTTGCAAACTCAAAGATTCTGATCCTAAAAGCAGGCCGAGAATCCGGTTTCATGGGTGTTATCTTCAACAAACGGTTACGATGGTCATCGTTCCCTGACCTGGACGGCGGCCAAACAGCTGAGCTCTTGAAAGACACGATTCTGTCTCTCGGAGGTCCAGTGATGGATCCAGAAAAGCCGCTTTTGGCTCTGAGTCGAGAGGGAGACCCCTCCACGGATCTTGAACTCTCACCAGGCGTGTATTTCCTTGATCACGAGTCGGTGGCCCGTCGAATCCAAGAGTTGAAGTCTAGAGATGTGAAACCAAGTGATTATTGGTTTTTCGTGGGGTACTCAAGCTGGAGCTATGAACAGTTGTTTGATGAGATTGGTCTTGGAGTATGGGATGTTGATAACAGCCAGCTTGACTTCGCTTGGCCTTGA
- the LOC106295044 gene encoding uncharacterized protein LOC106295044 isoform X1, producing MRTPALLLLLLAFVSIIPPSSGHGEWGILTEQNFSSQIRLHPHILLFVTAPWCGESRSLKNEITQLVQSDSEYDSLKLMVVYRNSEKVLAQAIGAANEITILYYHHAVPYHYRGKLRASNILSSLHPYLTSPPQELPLRHLKSPESLKAFLESSDKTLILFEFCGWTSTLLSELKRNVTEDNLWHGNFSKTVETDRVLKLRGKNNQKVAVADHAKWKLMCRLQSGFGRVPWLEDFSYVNDTAALQENDRANGGSGQTCNHEQFKQFSSFLSKLIAAAKEFSLPPERQKFGLITEKSLASPFTVGASDSWAAVLQLAGCPHCSKILKAGDDIQRLLKMENPIVSELEDNRQDHESSLPANKPSVILFVDRSSGSLETRRTSMKALCTFREVAAQHKASDIINWGNDIESENSVSQADEESGSVSLQKTARRFKTIKLENKVSFVIMDGDKHVALDTIASGMEGSSLQELLTNLVHRRKEKKLSSIAKDVGFRLLSDDVHIKILDALPSQAEVRPGKDTSSAEGSSESSLEPREGDVQNKVGMSSKEKDKMKPPESESSSQDDKEQVSTNRSEQLVMAETDKAGVYKTKNVEEEIKVLLNSESKEDLVDSFTGSFFFSDANYALLRGLTGDVKIPSAVIIDPALQQHYVLQDELAFSYSSLVDFLHGYLNGSLSPYTRSETTIHKPKEATVPPFVNLDFHEADSIPRITVNTFSHMVQAWNQSSGEKTPCPLCKDVLVLFSNSWCGFCQRMELAVREVYRSLKDCKAILLRESKNKHKSAETPTNGENLKSPLIYLMDCTLNDCSLILNSINQREVYPSVVFFPAERNKVILYGGETSVTDITEFLARHANNSREFFRIIPTLSGKGRKNSNKLDQSSSAVNNEVKEKDVDKLVEVVVSNRDPPEREVTQDQVSPQSPPMHSVIPAVPKVEIGTILVATERLGESPPFANSKILILKAGRESGFMGVIFNKRLRWSSFPDLDGGQTAELLKDTILSLGGPVMDPEKPLLALSREGDPSTDLELSPGVYFLDHESVARRIQELKSRDVKPSDYWFFVGYSSWSYEQLFDEIGLGVWDVDNSQLDFAWP from the exons ATGAGAACTCCGGCTCTCCTCCTCCTCCTCCTAGCCTTCGTATCTATCATTCCTCCGTCAAGCGGTCATGGCGAATGGGGTATCCTCACGGAGCAAAACTTCTCATCTCAGATCCGCCTCCACCCTCACATCCTCCTCTTCGTCACCGCTCCAT GGTGTGGCGAGTCAAGGTCACTTAAGAATGAAATAACTCAGCTGGTTCAGAGTGATTCAGAGTATGACTCGTTGAAGTTGATGGTTGTGTACAGAAACTCAGAGAAGGTATTAGCACAAGCCATTGGTGCTGCCAACGAGATTACGATTCTGTACTATCACCATGCTGTGCCTTACCACTATCGTGGGAAACTCCGAGCCTCAAATATACTGTCGTCTCTTCATCCTTATCTGACTTCTCCTCCCCAAGAACTCCCTCTCAGACATTTGAAGTCTCCAGAGAGTTTGAAGGCTTTTCTTGAATCATCTGACAAGACTTTGATTCTGTTCGAATTTTGCGGATGGACTAGTACACTTCTCTCTGAGTTGAAGAGGAATGTCACTGAAGATAACCTTTGGCATG GAAACTTCTCCAAAACAGTTGAAACTGACCGAGTGCTGAAGTTAAGAGGAAAAAATAACCAGAAGGTGGCTG TAGCAGACCATGCAAAATGGAAATTGATGTGTAGACTCCAAAGCGGATTTGGTAGAGTTCCTTGGCTTGAGGATTTTAGCTATGTCAATGATACTGCTGCTTTGCAGGAGAATGACAGAGCGAACGGGGGTTCTGGACAGACATGTAACCATGAACAGTTCAAGCAATTCAGTTCATTCCTCTCGAAATTGATTGCCGCCGCAAAAGAGTTTTCCCTGCCTCCTGAAAGGCAAAAATTTGGTCTGATCACAGAAAAATCGCTGGCTTCACCATTTACTGTTGGAGCATCTGATTCGTGGGCAGCAGTCCTTCAGCTGGCAGGATGTCCACATTGTTCAAAGATTCTCAAGGCTGGAGATGACATTCAGAGACTCTTAAAGATGGAAAATCCCATAGTCTCAGAG CTGGAGGATAACCGGCAGGACCACGAGTCATCTTTGCCTGCAAATAAACCGTCGGTTATTCTTTTTGTGGATAGATCAAGTGGCTCCTTGGAAACTAGAAGGACGAGTATGAAAGCACTTTGTACTTTCAGGGAGGTGGCTGCACAACATAAAGCGTCTGACATAATAAACTGGGGGAATGATATTGAGTCTGAGAACTCCGTTAGCCAGGCTGATGAAGAATCGGGATCCGTGTCTCTTCAGAAAACTGCCCGAAGGTTTAAGACGATCAAGTTAGAGAATAAGGTCTCTTTTGTGATTATGGATGGGGATAAACATGTGGCCCTTGATACTATAGCTTCAGGAATGGAAGGCAGTTCCCTGCAGGAGCTACTGACAAACCTTGTTCACAGAAGAAAAGAAAAAAAGTTAAGCTCGATTGCTAAGGATGTTGGTTTTCGTCTATTATCTGATGATGTGCACATAAAAATACTGGATGCTTTACCATCACAAGCAGAAGTTAGACCTGGTAAAGACACGTCTTCAGCAGAAGGTTCCAGTGAAAGTTCTCTTGAGCCTAGAGAAGGAGATGTGCAGAACAAGGTCGGTATGAGTTCGAAAGAAAAGGACAAAATGAAACCTCCTGAAAGTGAATCATCCTCCCAAGATGATAAAGAGCAGGTTTCTACAAACCGAAGTGAACAATTAGTAATGGCGGAGACCGATAAGGCTGGGGTTTATAAAACAAAAAATGTTGAAGAAGAGATCAAGGTATTGTTGAACTCGGAATCGAAGGAAGATCTAGTTGATAGTTTCACGGGTTCATTTTTTTTCTCTGACGCAAACTATGCGCTGCTTAGAGGTCTAACTGGTGATGTAAAGATTCCATCAGCAGTAATAATTGATCCTGCTTTACAACAGCACTACGTCCTTCAAGATGAGTTAGCATTCAGCTATTCGTCGCTGGTCGACTTTCTTCATGGATATCTCAATGGAAGTCTATCACCTTATACACGGTCTGAAACCACTATTCACAAGCCTAAGGAAGCTACAGTTCCACCTTTTGTCAATCTGGATTTTCACGAGGCGGATTCTATTCCGCGTATCACAGTCAATACGTTCTCCCATATGGTTCAGGCATGGAATCAATCCAGTGGAGAGAAGACTCCCTGCCCTTTGTGCAAGGACGTTTTGGTCCTTTTTAGCAATAGCTGGTGTGGCTTTTGTCAGAGGATGGAGCTAGCTGTGCGTGAAGTATACCGATCACTAAAGGATTGTAAAGCGATTTTACTGAGAGAATCCAAGAACAAACATAAATCAG CAGAGACACCAACTAATGGTGAGAATCTAAAGTCTCCATTGATCTACTTAATGGACTGCACGTTGAATGATTGTAGCTTGATCCTAAACTCAATAAATCAG AGAGAAGTGTATCCTTCTGTGGTGTTCTTTCCAGCCGAGAGAAACAAAGTCATTTTATATGGAGGGGAGACGTCTGTAACTGACATAACAGAGTTTCTGGCTCGACATGCAAATAACTCTCGTGAGTTTTTCA GAATCATTCCTACTCTGTCTGGAAAAGGAAGAAAAAACTCAAACAAGCTCGACCAATCTTCATCAGCTGTAAACAATGAAGTGAAAGAGAAAGACGTGGATAAACTTGTTGAGGTCGTTGTAAGTAACAGAGATCCTCCTGAAAGAGAGGTAACGCAGGACCAGGTCAGTCCCCAATCGCCTCCAATGCACTCGGTCATACCTGCTGTTCCTAAAGTGGAAATTGGCACAATCCTGGTTGCTACAGAAAGGCTAGGTGAGAGTCCACCGTTTGCAAACTCAAAGATTCTGATCCTAAAAGCAGGCCGAGAATCCGGTTTCATGGGTGTTATCTTCAACAAACGGTTACGATGGTCATCGTTCCCTGACCTGGACGGCGGCCAAACAGCTGAGCTCTTGAAAGACACGATTCTGTCTCTCGGAGGTCCAGTGATGGATCCAGAAAAGCCGCTTTTGGCTCTGAGTCGAGAGGGAGACCCCTCCACGGATCTTGAACTCTCACCAGGCGTGTATTTCCTTGATCACGAGTCGGTGGCCCGTCGAATCCAAGAGTTGAAGTCTAGAGATGTGAAACCAAGTGATTATTGGTTTTTCGTGGGGTACTCAAGCTGGAGCTATGAACAGTTGTTTGATGAGATTGGTCTTGGAGTATGGGATGTTGATAACAGCCAGCTTGACTTCGCTTGGCCTTGA
- the LOC106295044 gene encoding uncharacterized protein LOC106295044 isoform X4 has protein sequence MRTPALLLLLLAFVSIIPPSSGHGEWGILTEQNFSSQIRLHPHILLFVTAPWCGESRSLKNEITQLVQSDSEYDSLKLMVVYRNSEKVLAQAIGAANEITILYYHHAVPYHYRGKLRASNILSSLHPYLTSPPQELPLRHLKSPESLKAFLESSDKTLILFEFCGWTSTLLSELKRNVTEDNLWHGNFSKTVETDRVLKLRGKNNQKVADHAKWKLMCRLQSGFGRVPWLEDFSYVNDTAALQENDRANGGSGQTCNHEQFKQFSSFLSKLIAAAKEFSLPPERQKFGLITEKSLASPFTVGASDSWAAVLQLAGCPHCSKILKAGDDIQRLLKMENPIVSELEDNRQDHESSLPANKPSVILFVDRSSGSLETRRTSMKALCTFREVAAQHKASDIINWGNDIESENSVSQADEESGSVSLQKTARRFKTIKLENKVSFVIMDGDKHVALDTIASGMEGSSLQELLTNLVHRRKEKKLSSIAKDVGFRLLSDDVHIKILDALPSQAEVRPGKDTSSAEGSSESSLEPREGDVQNKVGMSSKEKDKMKPPESESSSQDDKEQVSTNRSEQLVMAETDKAGVYKTKNVEEEIKVLLNSESKEDLVDSFTGSFFFSDANYALLRGLTGDVKIPSAVIIDPALQQHYVLQDELAFSYSSLVDFLHGYLNGSLSPYTRSETTIHKPKEATVPPFVNLDFHEADSIPRITVNTFSHMVQAWNQSSGEKTPCPLCKDVLVLFSNSWCGFCQRMELAVREVYRSLKDCKAILLRESKNKHKSAETPTNGENLKSPLIYLMDCTLNDCSLILNSINQREVYPSVVFFPAERNKVILYGGETSVTDITEFLARHANNSREFFRIIPTLSGKGRKNSNKLDQSSSAVNNEVKEKDVDKLVEVVVSNRDPPEREVTQDQVSPQSPPMHSVIPAVPKVEIGTILVATERLGESPPFANSKILILKAGRESGFMGVIFNKRLRWSSFPDLDGGQTAELLKDTILSLGGPVMDPEKPLLALSREGDPSTDLELSPGVYFLDHESVARRIQELKSRDVKPSDYWFFVGYSSWSYEQLFDEIGLGVWDVDNSQLDFAWP, from the exons ATGAGAACTCCGGCTCTCCTCCTCCTCCTCCTAGCCTTCGTATCTATCATTCCTCCGTCAAGCGGTCATGGCGAATGGGGTATCCTCACGGAGCAAAACTTCTCATCTCAGATCCGCCTCCACCCTCACATCCTCCTCTTCGTCACCGCTCCAT GGTGTGGCGAGTCAAGGTCACTTAAGAATGAAATAACTCAGCTGGTTCAGAGTGATTCAGAGTATGACTCGTTGAAGTTGATGGTTGTGTACAGAAACTCAGAGAAGGTATTAGCACAAGCCATTGGTGCTGCCAACGAGATTACGATTCTGTACTATCACCATGCTGTGCCTTACCACTATCGTGGGAAACTCCGAGCCTCAAATATACTGTCGTCTCTTCATCCTTATCTGACTTCTCCTCCCCAAGAACTCCCTCTCAGACATTTGAAGTCTCCAGAGAGTTTGAAGGCTTTTCTTGAATCATCTGACAAGACTTTGATTCTGTTCGAATTTTGCGGATGGACTAGTACACTTCTCTCTGAGTTGAAGAGGAATGTCACTGAAGATAACCTTTGGCATG GAAACTTCTCCAAAACAGTTGAAACTGACCGAGTGCTGAAGTTAAGAGGAAAAAATAACCAGAAGGTGGCTG ACCATGCAAAATGGAAATTGATGTGTAGACTCCAAAGCGGATTTGGTAGAGTTCCTTGGCTTGAGGATTTTAGCTATGTCAATGATACTGCTGCTTTGCAGGAGAATGACAGAGCGAACGGGGGTTCTGGACAGACATGTAACCATGAACAGTTCAAGCAATTCAGTTCATTCCTCTCGAAATTGATTGCCGCCGCAAAAGAGTTTTCCCTGCCTCCTGAAAGGCAAAAATTTGGTCTGATCACAGAAAAATCGCTGGCTTCACCATTTACTGTTGGAGCATCTGATTCGTGGGCAGCAGTCCTTCAGCTGGCAGGATGTCCACATTGTTCAAAGATTCTCAAGGCTGGAGATGACATTCAGAGACTCTTAAAGATGGAAAATCCCATAGTCTCAGAG CTGGAGGATAACCGGCAGGACCACGAGTCATCTTTGCCTGCAAATAAACCGTCGGTTATTCTTTTTGTGGATAGATCAAGTGGCTCCTTGGAAACTAGAAGGACGAGTATGAAAGCACTTTGTACTTTCAGGGAGGTGGCTGCACAACATAAAGCGTCTGACATAATAAACTGGGGGAATGATATTGAGTCTGAGAACTCCGTTAGCCAGGCTGATGAAGAATCGGGATCCGTGTCTCTTCAGAAAACTGCCCGAAGGTTTAAGACGATCAAGTTAGAGAATAAGGTCTCTTTTGTGATTATGGATGGGGATAAACATGTGGCCCTTGATACTATAGCTTCAGGAATGGAAGGCAGTTCCCTGCAGGAGCTACTGACAAACCTTGTTCACAGAAGAAAAGAAAAAAAGTTAAGCTCGATTGCTAAGGATGTTGGTTTTCGTCTATTATCTGATGATGTGCACATAAAAATACTGGATGCTTTACCATCACAAGCAGAAGTTAGACCTGGTAAAGACACGTCTTCAGCAGAAGGTTCCAGTGAAAGTTCTCTTGAGCCTAGAGAAGGAGATGTGCAGAACAAGGTCGGTATGAGTTCGAAAGAAAAGGACAAAATGAAACCTCCTGAAAGTGAATCATCCTCCCAAGATGATAAAGAGCAGGTTTCTACAAACCGAAGTGAACAATTAGTAATGGCGGAGACCGATAAGGCTGGGGTTTATAAAACAAAAAATGTTGAAGAAGAGATCAAGGTATTGTTGAACTCGGAATCGAAGGAAGATCTAGTTGATAGTTTCACGGGTTCATTTTTTTTCTCTGACGCAAACTATGCGCTGCTTAGAGGTCTAACTGGTGATGTAAAGATTCCATCAGCAGTAATAATTGATCCTGCTTTACAACAGCACTACGTCCTTCAAGATGAGTTAGCATTCAGCTATTCGTCGCTGGTCGACTTTCTTCATGGATATCTCAATGGAAGTCTATCACCTTATACACGGTCTGAAACCACTATTCACAAGCCTAAGGAAGCTACAGTTCCACCTTTTGTCAATCTGGATTTTCACGAGGCGGATTCTATTCCGCGTATCACAGTCAATACGTTCTCCCATATGGTTCAGGCATGGAATCAATCCAGTGGAGAGAAGACTCCCTGCCCTTTGTGCAAGGACGTTTTGGTCCTTTTTAGCAATAGCTGGTGTGGCTTTTGTCAGAGGATGGAGCTAGCTGTGCGTGAAGTATACCGATCACTAAAGGATTGTAAAGCGATTTTACTGAGAGAATCCAAGAACAAACATAAATCAG CAGAGACACCAACTAATGGTGAGAATCTAAAGTCTCCATTGATCTACTTAATGGACTGCACGTTGAATGATTGTAGCTTGATCCTAAACTCAATAAATCAG AGAGAAGTGTATCCTTCTGTGGTGTTCTTTCCAGCCGAGAGAAACAAAGTCATTTTATATGGAGGGGAGACGTCTGTAACTGACATAACAGAGTTTCTGGCTCGACATGCAAATAACTCTCGTGAGTTTTTCA GAATCATTCCTACTCTGTCTGGAAAAGGAAGAAAAAACTCAAACAAGCTCGACCAATCTTCATCAGCTGTAAACAATGAAGTGAAAGAGAAAGACGTGGATAAACTTGTTGAGGTCGTTGTAAGTAACAGAGATCCTCCTGAAAGAGAGGTAACGCAGGACCAGGTCAGTCCCCAATCGCCTCCAATGCACTCGGTCATACCTGCTGTTCCTAAAGTGGAAATTGGCACAATCCTGGTTGCTACAGAAAGGCTAGGTGAGAGTCCACCGTTTGCAAACTCAAAGATTCTGATCCTAAAAGCAGGCCGAGAATCCGGTTTCATGGGTGTTATCTTCAACAAACGGTTACGATGGTCATCGTTCCCTGACCTGGACGGCGGCCAAACAGCTGAGCTCTTGAAAGACACGATTCTGTCTCTCGGAGGTCCAGTGATGGATCCAGAAAAGCCGCTTTTGGCTCTGAGTCGAGAGGGAGACCCCTCCACGGATCTTGAACTCTCACCAGGCGTGTATTTCCTTGATCACGAGTCGGTGGCCCGTCGAATCCAAGAGTTGAAGTCTAGAGATGTGAAACCAAGTGATTATTGGTTTTTCGTGGGGTACTCAAGCTGGAGCTATGAACAGTTGTTTGATGAGATTGGTCTTGGAGTATGGGATGTTGATAACAGCCAGCTTGACTTCGCTTGGCCTTGA